A genomic region of Trifolium pratense cultivar HEN17-A07 linkage group LG3, ARS_RC_1.1, whole genome shotgun sequence contains the following coding sequences:
- the LOC123916493 gene encoding bifunctional protein FolD 2-like, which translates to MLPQKQRENTSCTFLGPNLPDVWVLSENTSPHTLTTGSSQSADDGHSATILEGTSIATEIKLKVAEEISRMKSEIGKFPKLVMVLVGDRRDSHRLIDVKLEACEKVGIEIVVSKLPENCTQKELLDVVSSFNDDKNVHGIVVQLPLPQHIDEEIIMNFVSPEKDVDGFHPLNIGNLAIRGRKPFFIPGASKACIELLLNHGVEIKGKRVAIIGRSKIVGLPTSLLLQRHHATVSLLHAYTKNPEQITSEADIVVTYVGIANIVRGNWIKKGAVVIDMGYNEIKDPNNEEFQSTGDVCFEEAVKVASAITPVPGGIGPIIISMLLSNTLDSAKRAFGMF; encoded by the exons ATGTTGCCACAGAAACAAAGAGAGAACACTTCATGTACTTTTCTTGGCCCCAATCTTCCTGATGTTTGGGTACTCAGTGAGAACACATCCCCTCATACTCTTACCACCGGAAGTTCTCAAT CGGCTGATGATGGCCATAGTGCTACAATCCTTGAAGGTACATCAATTGCTACagaaataaaattgaaagtgGCTGAAGAGATAAGTAGGATGAAGAGTGAGATTGGGAAGTTTCCTAAATTGGTTATGGTTTTGGTTGGTGATAGAAGGGACTCTCACAGACTCATTGATGTTAAGTTGGAAGCTTGTGAAAAAGTTGGCATTGAAATTGTGGTTTCTAAGTTGCCTGAAAATTGCACTCAAAAAGAATTGCTTGATGTTGTTTCCAGCTTCAATGATGACAAGAATGTGCATGGCATTGTTGTGCAACTCCCTCTACCTCAA CATATCGACGAAGAAATTATTATGAATTTTGTGAGTCCTGAAAAGGATGTGGATGGATTTCACCCTTTAAATATAGGAAACCTTGCAATAAGAGGAAGAAAACCCTTCTTTATCCCTGGTGCCTCCAAGGCATGCATTGAGTTGTTACTTAATCATGGTGTTGAAATCAAGGGGAAAAGAGTTGCAATAATTGGAAGAAGTAAAATTGTAGGGTTACCAACTTCCTTGCTATTGCAG AGGCATCATGCAACGGTTAGCTTGTTACATGCATACACGAAGAATCCTGAACAAATAACCTCTGAAGCGGACATTGTGGTTACTTATGTTGGAATTGCGAATATAGTTCGTGGTAATTGGATAAAGAAAGGAGCCGTGGTCATTGACATGGGATATAATGAAATTAAG GATCCTAACAACGAAGAATTCCAAAGCACCGGAGATGTTTGCTTCGAAGAGGCAGTGAAGGTGGCATCAGCCATTACCCCTGTTCCGGGAGGCATAGGACCAATTATAATATCAATGCTTCTCTCCAATACACTTGATTCTGCAAAACGTGCATTTGGAATGTTttga
- the LOC123914447 gene encoding bifunctional protein FolD 1, mitochondrial-like, producing MRKSLHLHVVACHRTLTKTLHFHSFSSQRSCTFLGPNLPDVWVPREENSSPHTLLPQKFQWANDGHSAAILEGKAIAKQIKLKVADEISRMKSEIGKFPKLAVVLVGDRRDSHTFIHIKLKACEKVGIETVVSELPENCTENELLNVVSSFNDDKDVHGIVVQLPLPQHLDEERIVNVVSPEKDVDGFHPLNIGNLAIRGRKPFFIPCASKSCIELLLRHGVEIKGKRVAIIGRSKIAGLPTSLLLQRHHATVSLLHAYTKNPEQITSEADIVVADVGIPNIVRGNWIKKGAVIIDLGTNQVKDPSSQVFRITGDVCFEESVKVASAITPVPGGVGPVTISMLLSNTLDSAKRAFGMV from the exons ATGAGAAAATCTTTACATTTGCATGTGGTGGCATGCCATAGAACTCTCACAAAAACATTgcattttcattctttttcttctcaACGTTCTTGTACTTTTCTTGGCCCCAATCTTCCTGATGTTTGGGTACCTAGGGAGGAGAACAGTTCTCCTCACACCCTTTTGCCACAAAAATTCCAAT GGGCTAATGATGGCCATAGTGCTGCAATCCTTGAAGGTAAAGCAATTgctaaacaaataaaattgaaagtgGCCGATGAGATAAGTAGGATGAAGAGTGAGATTGGGAAGTTTCCTAAATTGGCTGTGGTTTTGGTTGGTGATAGAAGGGACTCTCACACTTTCATTCATATCAAGTTGAAAGCTTGTGAAAAAGTTGGCATTGAAACCGTGGTTTCTGAGTTGCCGGAAAATTGTACCGAAAATGAACTGCTCAATGTTGTTTCCAGTTTCAATGATGACAAGGATGTGCATGGCATTGTTGTACAACTCCCTCTACCTCAG CATCTTGATGAGGAAAGAATTGTGAATGTTGTAAGTCCTGAAAAGGACGTGGATGGATTTCATCCGTTAAATATAGGAAACCTTGCAATAAGAGGAAGAAAACCCTTCTTTATCCCTTGCGCTTCGAAGAGTTGCATTGAGTTGTTACTTAGACATGGTGTTGAAATCAAAGGGAAAAGAGTTGCAATAATTGGAAGAAGTAAAATTGCAGGGTTACCAACTTCATTACTATTGCAG AGGCATCACGCAACGGTCAGCTTGTTACATGCATACACGAAGAATCCCGAACAAATAACTTCTGAAGCAGACATTGTGGTCGCAGATGTTGGAATCCCAAACATAGTTCGTGGTAATTGGATAAAGAAAGGAGCTGTGATCATTGACTTGGGAACTAATCAAGTTAAG GATCCTAGCAGCCAAGTCTTCCGCATCACCGGAGATGTTTGCTTCGAAGAGTCAGTGAAGGTGGCATCAGCCATTACCCCAGTTCCAGGAGGTGTAGGACCAGTTACAATATCAATGCTTCTCTCCAACACCCTTGATTCGGCCAAACGTGCATTTGGAATGGTTTAA